The DNA region GATCGCCTGTCTGAGTCGAGGTGAGTTGGCGTTGTAAATCAGGTAGTAATTTTGAAGCCAGTAGGTCCGAGATTCTGAACAAGGTCAACTCATGCGAATCGGGGAAACAGAGTGGAACGGGATCTGGGAAGTACTAGGCTGTAAATGGACGTTTCACATCATCCGATTACTGGCCCAGGAAGACGCCCAGTTCAACCACATCAAGCACGCAATCGAAGGGTTGCCAGCGAGTACTCTCTCAACCCGGCTGAAAGCACTCCAGCGTGAAGGAGTCGTCACCCGCGATGTCGACGAAACTGCATCGCCACCGACGGTGACGTACTCGCTGACCGAGAAGGGAATCGAACTTGCAGAGATTATCGCTCAGATCGAAGAACTCGAATCACGGTACTCGTAGTGGAGTGACACAATTACGGGAACTAGCTGACTGGCTGCTAGCTGTCAAATTTTTCAAATGAAATTAGAGAGATGACACGCATCGAAACCATCCTCCGAGGTTGTGATCTGACTTCAACGGACTACGATTGCGCTGTCAGAAGTCGTGTGCGAGCTCCAGCGGATGCAATCAGCAGTCAGCCACCGATGGAGTACTGCCTGCTCTGTTCGTAGCAACGATCGAGAGGCTTTCGTCGAGGGTTACGGTGAGCGTATCACCATTTTCGGTAAGCGAGAGATCAATTCGCCAGGGGTCGGTCGATTCCACGATTGTACAGTCGTCGCTCACGCACCAGTTCAATCGCCAGTACGGTGTGGTGGCGAGGTCGATCCCGTGGTCACGATAGAATGAGACGACTGGAGACTGGTCAAGCAGAGCGATGCCGATGGTCGAACACAAGTCGTGATGGCACTGACGGCACGTGTACTCGGCCCTGAGGTCCGCATCCAGACAGCAGTCTCCACCGCGGACGATTTCAGTCTGCATCTGGCCACTACACTCCGGACAGACACCGTCTCTGGCGAGACTGTGGAGATGTCGAACTCGCTGGTCGAACGCAGAGAGGGTCTCCTCGTCGTCGCGACCGATCAGTCCGCCCGGTGGAAACGAGTATTGTCCGTGCGTGCGGCCACATGCCGGACACCCGATTGCGAGTTGTTCGTCACTGTAGGTCCCGACAAGCGGATTTCCACACTGTGTACAGTCGTCACCCGTCTCGATTGGTTCGAGATCAGGATGGGCATTAAACGACCCCTCGACGGCTGCCCGCACGACACTCTCCCCGGCTGTTCGGAGTTCATACCCCTCGTCTGTCTTCCGAACGAAGTGGCCCCTCAGCTGACCCAGATGGTAATTGAACGTCGCACTGTCGTTCGCATCAGATCTCTCGTAGAGTGTGGTGAAATCGATCGGCTGCTCGTCGGTGTGCCAGAGCGCCTCCAGAATCGCTATCCGTATTTCGTTACCGATTAGCGAAAACGCCTCGGCAGGTCTCAGACAGTGGTCCGATTCCCGGGCGAGTTCCATCGCCTCCAGCCTGTTCATACTTCCAGTTGTGTCCAGACGCGCTAAAGTCCTCGCTCGACACCATTTTTGTAATAGAAGTGATGTGACCTCGAATTTCTGTCACATCTCCCAAAACGAATTTTTGCAAATCTCGTTACAAAATATCAATTCAGCGAGATTTTTTGTGACAGTAGGCGGTATCCACTACCTATGTCACCCGGAATCGAACCACAGGTAGTTGCACTCTGTGGGAGTCTA from Haloarcula litorea includes:
- a CDS encoding winged helix-turn-helix transcriptional regulator, translating into MRIGETEWNGIWEVLGCKWTFHIIRLLAQEDAQFNHIKHAIEGLPASTLSTRLKALQREGVVTRDVDETASPPTVTYSLTEKGIELAEIIAQIEELESRYS
- a CDS encoding DUF7351 domain-containing protein, yielding MNRLEAMELARESDHCLRPAEAFSLIGNEIRIAILEALWHTDEQPIDFTTLYERSDANDSATFNYHLGQLRGHFVRKTDEGYELRTAGESVVRAAVEGSFNAHPDLEPIETGDDCTQCGNPLVGTYSDEQLAIGCPACGRTHGQYSFPPGGLIGRDDEETLSAFDQRVRHLHSLARDGVCPECSGQMQTEIVRGGDCCLDADLRAEYTCRQCHHDLCSTIGIALLDQSPVVSFYRDHGIDLATTPYWRLNWCVSDDCTIVESTDPWRIDLSLTENGDTLTVTLDESLSIVATNRAGSTPSVADC